Proteins encoded in a region of the bacterium genome:
- a CDS encoding XdhC family protein — translation MALDLLALTHELAASGEPFALATVVRCDRPTSAKPGAKAVVRKDGTISGWVGGSCAEPVVVKEALRALADGHPRLIALVGEGGTGPGEREGVLEYPMTCHSGGTLEIFVEPMLPRLHVVLVGKGPVVETLAKLGGAMDFAVERVASEASVERVSQVHVTRQTFIVVVTHGTFDEDAVERALRTNARYVSLVASRKRAQAVLGVLRDRGVPAEQLGRLKAPAGLDIGAVHPNEIAASILAEIVQVSRSEARADAPGVEGVVAAAETVARDPICGMDVEIASATYRSDVGSRSFYFCCARCKRVFDKDPARYVEGAAG, via the coding sequence ATGGCGCTTGATCTCCTCGCCCTGACGCACGAGCTGGCCGCTTCCGGCGAGCCGTTTGCGCTGGCCACGGTGGTGCGCTGCGACCGCCCGACCTCAGCGAAGCCGGGGGCCAAGGCGGTCGTGCGCAAAGACGGGACGATCTCGGGATGGGTCGGAGGGAGCTGCGCCGAGCCGGTGGTCGTGAAAGAGGCGCTGCGGGCCCTCGCGGACGGTCATCCGCGGCTCATCGCCCTCGTGGGTGAGGGCGGCACAGGGCCCGGAGAGCGGGAAGGCGTGCTGGAGTATCCCATGACATGCCACAGCGGCGGGACCCTCGAGATCTTCGTTGAGCCGATGCTGCCGAGGTTGCACGTGGTGCTGGTCGGGAAAGGGCCCGTGGTCGAGACGCTGGCGAAACTCGGCGGGGCGATGGACTTCGCCGTCGAGCGCGTCGCGTCCGAGGCCTCCGTGGAGCGGGTGTCGCAGGTGCACGTGACGCGTCAAACGTTCATCGTCGTCGTCACCCACGGCACCTTCGACGAAGACGCGGTCGAGCGCGCGCTTCGGACCAACGCGCGATACGTGAGCCTCGTGGCCAGCCGGAAGCGCGCGCAGGCGGTCCTGGGGGTCCTGCGCGACCGAGGCGTGCCGGCCGAGCAGCTTGGCCGGCTCAAGGCCCCGGCCGGACTCGACATCGGCGCGGTGCACCCGAACGAAATTGCCGCGAGCATCTTAGCAGAGATCGTCCAGGTATCCAGGAGCGAGGCGCGCGCGGATGCCCCGGGCGTTGAGGGGGTGGTCGCGGCCGCCGAGACCGTGGCCCGGGACCCGATCTGCGGCATGGACGTCGAGATCGCCTCTGCGACGTACCGGTCGGACGTCGGAAGCCGGAGCTTCTATTTCTGCTGTGCCCGCTGCAAGCGCGTGTTCGACAAGGATCCCGCGCGATACGTAGAGGGCGCCGCCGGATAG